In a genomic window of Gambusia affinis linkage group LG04, SWU_Gaff_1.0, whole genome shotgun sequence:
- the micu3a gene encoding calcium uptake protein 3, mitochondrial isoform X7: MAAFRRAVVLAGKLNPWSASKSELLGVPSQNGRRARRCLTTGLCAAAGGVLALYLSNKMWSDRKRMMRRSINGLSLPSIPTVEAKEKTRPFDFEDGDVYMSSHEHRFRMFSSVEYEGQLYMTPQNFIESVTMSEPRNKRPWRSLTKQELEKILSDTPPVWRGSSKLFRNLRERGIISYTEYLFLLCILTKPHAGFKIAFNMFDADGNQMVDKREFLVLQEIFRKKNEKKGRKGDAEKSAQLRSDESITIDTTILVHFFGKKGKAELTFDDFYRFMDNLQTEVLEIEFLTYSKGMTTISEEDFAKILLRFTNVENISAYMENVRQCIPDEKGITFDEFRSFFQFLNNLEDFAIAMQMYNFASRSIGQDEFARAVYVATGLKLTRHLVNTIFKIFDVDHDDQLSYKEFIGIMKDRLHRGARGYKSVERASSFRSCLKKELASSR, translated from the exons ATGGCCGCTTTCCGCAGAGCGGTAGTGCTGGCCGGCAAACTGAACCCTTGGTCTGCGTCTAAAAGCGAGCTTCTTGGGGTTCCCAGCCAGAACGGACGACGGGCTCGGAGGTGTCTGACAACCGGGCTGTGTGCCGCTGCGGGAGGTGTCCTGGCTCTGTACTTGTCTAACAAAATGTGGAGCGacaggaagaggatgatgagACGCAGCATCAATGGTCTCTCACTGCCGTCCATTCCGACCGTTGAAGCTAAAGAGAAG ActcgtccatttgactttgaggATGGAGATGTCTACATGTCATCCCACGAGCATCGTTTCCGGATGTTCAGCTCTGTAGAGTATGAAGGACAGCTGTACATGACTCCACAGAACTTCATCGAGTCTGTTACCATGAGCGAACCAAGAA ACAAGAGGCCATGGAGGTCCCTGACCAAACAG GAACTGGAGAAAATCTTGTCAGATACTCCTCCCGTATGGAGAGGATCCTCCAAACTGTTCCGTAACCTGAGAGAAAGAG GAATCATCTCGTACACGGAGTatctgtttctgctctgcatcctgACAA AACCACATGCTGGCTTTAAGATTGCTTTCAATATGTTTGATGCAGACGGCAACCAGATGGTGGACAAGAGGGAGTTCTTGGTG CTCCAAGAAATCTTCCGGAAGAAGAACGAGAAGAAGGGGAGGAAAGGAGATGCGGAAAAGTCAGCTCAGTTG CGCTCGGATGAGAGCATCACCATTGACACCACCATACTGGTCCATTTCTTTGGAAAGAAGGGAAAAGCAGAGCTCACCTTTGATGACTTCTACAG GTTTATGGATAACCTCCAGACTGAGGTGTTGGAAATTGAGTTTCTGACCTATTCCAAAGGAATGACCACAATTAGTGAGGAAGACTTTGCCAAAATCCTGCTGCGCTTTACCAACGTCGAGAACATCAGCGCGTACATGGAGAACGTCCGCCAGTGTATTCCGGACGAAAAG GGCATCACCTTCGATGAGTTCAGGTCATTCTTCCAGTTCCTCAACAACCTTGAAGACTTCGCCATTGCTATGCAGATGTACAACTTCGCTTCACGTTCCATCGGACAAG ACGAGTTTGCAAGGGCAGTGTATGTAGCCACGGGACTCAAGCTGACACGTCACCTGGTGAACACCATCTTTAAGATCTTTGATGTTGACCATGATGACCAGCTGTCCTACAAGGAGTTCATCGGCATCATGAAGGACAGGCTTCACCGGGGAGCCAGG GGGTATAAGTCGGTGGAGAGAGCCTCCTCTTTTAGGTCATGTCTGAAGAAGGAGCTGGCAAGCAG CAGGTGA